The genomic region CTGCACTCTACCGCAGTGGCACGAGCCATGAACTTTCTTTTCAAAGTTCTCTCGCTTTTCAGTGGCTTCATCGGGCCTTGTGTAGGGAGGTTGGGTTTCCCAATCATCGTGGTTGTCATGGGCGAATTCATGCTGATGCCCTTGCATATGcttctcgtcgtcgtcagcGGCCATTGTGATAGATAGATATGAGAATTCTTGGCAAGAATTGAATAAAGTTGGTACCTAGATCTAGATTTAAAATGATACGAGATCTGGGATTAATGAAAATCTGGGGTTTTGTAGAAACGGTCGCGTGCCCTTGATCGACGTGGCGCACGGTTGTCGTCATAGATATATCCAGATGACAAGTCCCCATCATGACCCTCATATTTTTTTGCTTCTCCCTCGATTTGATCATTCGCTAGGACCATTTCCTCCCTCGATCTATGCACTATTCAACATGTCATTGATCATCTCGGCCCACTTCCACGGTGAGCCGATCTCAGGGCTAGCCTCTGTGACACTGTTGTAGTACTCCCAGCCCATTACTCCTCCGATCCTCGGGTACCTGCTCACCAACTCTTTGAGACACGCGCGCAGCTTTGCTTCTTTTACGTGCCCGGAGCAATTGGCAGGGTTTGTCACCAGACCTATGACGACTTTTTCCTGTGGCCAGCCGCGCGCGATTATCGTGTCGTAATCGTGCGTTTTGCTCATGTCACCCCAGCCGCAGTAGAATTGCGTGTTGTACCACGCGATTCGCGAGCCAAGTCCCTTTTCGAGTTCTTCCATGTTGAAGCCTCCGAGATTCTGCCTGTTAAGCAAAGCGGGCGCGACGGGCGCGAGGGTGATGAGGAAGGATTGTCCAAAGTCCGTCTTGAGGTGATCAATCAGGCGGACGACGCCTCCAAGCGACATGGCCTCTTCAATATCGAGATCCAGTCCATCGAAGCCTGCCCACGCGATCATCTTGCGCAGAGGCTGATACCATCTGTGAAAACCCTCTAGCGACCCGTCCATTTTGGTGTATGAGCCTTGAGCTGCGCCTCCGAGCATGCCGAGGACTTTTACACCGGCTGCTTGAAGCTGACGGACTTCATCCCAGAGAGGAATAAACTTATCTGCATCATACAGATCATCGTTGAGGGTGATGCGCTCAGGCGTGTTGAGATGAATGGCCGCGACAATGACGTGGGTGACTCCGGTGGCTGGGAGGATTGTTGGTTGAAGTGAGATGTATCTGTCGTCTTTGTATTGCGTCTGATGGTAAAATATGATTCGCTTATAAGGCTTCGGCTTCGAAGCAGGATCAGTGTGAGGAACGAGCATTGTGTTTGCGTAAGGCGCTTATACTTGTCGGAAGACGCGGTGCAGCGATGGCTTTTGGCGTAAGCGCTCTCCAAGTTCGGCAGTGTTGGTAGAGTCAAGCCACCCAAAATTAGAGTCTCCCATTGGCCTGGCAGGACATGAGCCGGATTTCAGAGTTCTCGAGCCACGTACTCCGTATATTGAGTTTGATAACTCAACTTCAGGGGCCACAAAAACTCTGACCTGAGATTAAGATAATGAAAATAACAGACCTACAGGTCTTTTGAGTTTATCGAAGGCTTATCTAATTCTGTTCATAACATAGGATGGAGATATttagttttcttgcctccgtAGCCCATTCAGTCTCAACAAATAAATCAACTGTCAATACCTACAAATAGATATCTATAGTCGATCACGGCGGCAGTTTCTCGAGAACTACAAATTCCTTCGTCCGTCGGATAGTGATATACATATGTGAGGATTATTCCTGCCAGAT from Fusarium fujikuroi IMI 58289 draft genome, chromosome FFUJ_chr04 harbors:
- a CDS encoding related to chitinase, with product MLVPHTDPASKPKPYKRIIFYHQTQYKDDRYISLQPTILPATGVTHVIVAAIHLNTPERITLNDDLYDADKFIPLWDEVRQLQAAGVKVLGMLGGAAQGSYTKMDGSLEGFHRWYQPLRKMIAWAGFDGLDLDIEEAMSLGGVVRLIDHLKTDFGQSFLITLAPVAPALLNRQNLGGFNMEELEKGLGSRIAWYNTQFYCGWGDMSKTHDYDTIIARGWPQEKVVIGLVTNPANCSGHVKEAKLRACLKELVSRYPRIGGVMGWEYYNSVTEASPEIGSPWKWAEMINDMLNSA